In one Mucilaginibacter ginsenosidivorax genomic region, the following are encoded:
- a CDS encoding energy transducer TonB, protein MPITKFDLYNAEWLDLVFDHRNKEYGAYELRQHYGRTMSKAMGLAFAGIAVIVISAFVFKGKPVEIVKMTPVDLTSVLVQPPVAPPKKAEPPKSTEPPKPVEPVKTLASPPPVVVPNDPIVQPHTTAELQASTIGATDSKGADKPGNAMDANTNKGTTGTGPAVDNAIHDMDGSLEAMPEPVGGAAAWSKFLQKNLRFPVVAQEQGVSGKVLMSFVIEKDGSLSNIKVERGAGFGFDEEASRVLKLAKAWKPGMQNGQPVRVKYVIPMNFQLADQ, encoded by the coding sequence ATGCCTATCACAAAATTTGATTTGTACAATGCCGAGTGGCTCGACCTTGTATTTGACCATCGTAACAAAGAATACGGAGCTTATGAATTAAGACAACATTATGGCCGAACTATGAGTAAGGCAATGGGCCTGGCTTTTGCAGGCATTGCGGTTATTGTAATATCGGCCTTTGTTTTTAAAGGCAAACCGGTAGAAATAGTTAAAATGACACCGGTTGATTTGACAAGCGTTTTGGTTCAGCCCCCTGTAGCGCCGCCAAAAAAGGCCGAGCCACCAAAATCTACCGAACCACCTAAGCCTGTTGAGCCTGTAAAAACACTTGCCAGCCCGCCACCTGTTGTGGTACCTAATGACCCCATTGTGCAACCGCATACCACTGCCGAATTACAGGCAAGCACCATTGGAGCTACAGACAGTAAAGGAGCTGATAAACCAGGCAATGCCATGGATGCTAATACAAATAAGGGTACAACAGGTACCGGCCCTGCGGTTGATAATGCTATACATGATATGGATGGCAGCCTTGAAGCAATGCCCGAACCGGTAGGTGGTGCAGCGGCGTGGAGTAAATTTTTGCAAAAGAATTTAAGGTTCCCGGTGGTAGCGCAGGAGCAAGGGGTATCTGGCAAGGTATTAATGAGTTTTGTGATAGAAAAAGATGGCTCGCTATCAAATATAAAGGTTGAACGCGGTGCGGGTTTTGGATTTGATGAAGAAGCTTCCCGTGTATTAAAACTGGCTAAAGCCTGGAAGCCAGGCATGCAAAACGGGCAGCCCGTGCGCGTTAAATACGTAATACCAATGAACTTTCAGTTAGCCGATCAGTAA
- a CDS encoding GNAT family N-acetyltransferase, with protein sequence MKTVSLARTTSTDPDFRILVNQLDADLRDRNGAMMDIYDQHNVIEKIDTVVIAYVDNQPAGCGCFKWYDDEAVEVKRMFVRPDARGKGISKMVLTELETWAHSLGYKYTVLETGEKQVEALSLYPKSGYAPIPKYGPYVDLPDSICFRKAL encoded by the coding sequence ATGAAAACAGTAAGCCTTGCTCGCACCACCAGCACCGATCCCGATTTTCGCATCCTGGTAAACCAGCTTGATGCTGATTTACGCGACCGCAATGGCGCTATGATGGATATTTACGATCAGCATAACGTAATAGAAAAAATTGATACAGTGGTGATAGCTTATGTTGATAACCAGCCTGCCGGATGCGGGTGTTTTAAATGGTACGATGACGAAGCTGTAGAAGTTAAACGAATGTTTGTACGCCCTGATGCACGTGGCAAAGGCATAAGCAAAATGGTATTAACTGAGCTGGAAACATGGGCACATAGCTTAGGCTATAAATATACCGTGCTTGAAACCGGCGAAAAACAGGTAGAGGCATTAAGCTTATATCCTAAATCAGGCTACGCACCCATCCCCAAATATGGACCGTATGTTGATCTGCCGGATAGCATCTGTTTCCGGAAGGCACTATAA